A genomic region of Arachis hypogaea cultivar Tifrunner chromosome 5, arahy.Tifrunner.gnm2.J5K5, whole genome shotgun sequence contains the following coding sequences:
- the LOC112800398 gene encoding lon protease homolog 2, peroxisomal-like — MAESVELPSRLAILPFRNKVLLPGAIIRIRCTSPTSVKLVEQELWQREEKGMIGILPVRDAAEVKPVGPTMSQGLDSLDQSSKLQGGSSDSHKLDAKNQNDVVHWHNRGVAARALHLSRGVEKPSGRVTYIVVLEGLCRFSVQELSTRGTYHTARISSLEMTKTEMEQVEQDPDFIMLSRQFKATAMELISLLEQKQKTGGRTKVLLETVPVHKLADIFVASFEISFEEQLSMLDSVDPKVRLSKATELVDRHLQSIRVAEKISQKVEGQLSKSQKEFLLRQQMRAIKEELGDDDDDEDDLEALERKMESAGMPQNIWKHSHRELRRLKKMQPQQPGYSSSRAYLELLADLPWQKASKEIELDLRAAQERLDRDHYGLVKVKQRIIEYLAVRKLKPDARGPVLCFVGPPGVGKTSLASSIASALGRKFVRISLGGVKDEADIRGHRRTYIGSMPGRLIDGLKRVAVCNPVMLLDEIDKTGSDIRGDPASALLEVLDPEQNKTFNDHYLNVPFDLSKVIFVATANRAQPIPPPLLDRMEVIELPGYTAEEKLSIAMRHLIPRVLEQHGLSSEFLQIPEGMVKLVIHRYTREAGVRNLERNLASLARAAAVRVAEQEQFVPLNKGMEGLATPLLENRLVDGAEVEMEVIPMGVNNQDISNTFRITSPLVVDEAMLEKVLGPPKFDGREAEQRVATPGVSVGLVWTSFGGEVQFVEATAMVGKGELHLTGQLGDVIKESAQIALTWVRTRAADLRLAATEGINLLEGRDVHIHFPAGAVPKDGPSAGVTLVTALVSLFSQKRMRSDTAMTGEMTLRGLVLPVGGIKDKILAAHRYGIRRVILPEKNLKDLAEVPSSVLNNLEIHLAKRMEDVLEQAFEGGCPWRQHSKL, encoded by the exons ATGGCGGAATCGGTGGAGCTTCCGAGCCGGTTGGCAATCCTTCCTTTCAGGAACAAGGTGCTGCTTCCCGGCGCCATCATCAGAATCCGCTGCACTTCTCCAACCAG TGTGAAGCTGGTGGAACAAGAGCTTTGGCAGCGAGAAGAGAAGGGGATGATTGGCATCTTGCCAGTTCGTGATGCTGCTGAAGTTAAGCCAGTGGGTCCCACTATGTCTCAAG GTCTTGATTCTCTAGATCAAAGCTCAAAACTTCAAGGTGGTTCATCTGATTCTCATAAACTTGATGCAAAAAATCAGAATGATGTTGTTCATTGGCATAACAG GGGGGTAGCTGCTCGAGCATTACACTTATCAAGGGGAGTGGAGAAACCAAGTGGGAGGGTCACGTATATAGTTGTTCTTGAAGGTTTGTGCAGATTCAGCGTCCAAGAACTAAGCACAAGAGGGACATACCATACTGCAAGGATCTCCTCCCTTGAGATGACTAAGACTG AGATGGAACAGGTGGAGCAAGACCCTGATTTCATAATGCTGTCTCGCCAATTTAAAGCGACTGCCATGGAGCTTATTTCTCTTCTAGAGCAG AAACAAAAAACTGGTGGAAGGACAAAGGTTCTTTTGGAGACTGTCCCAGTTCACAAGTTGGCTGATATATTTGTTGCTAGCTTTGAGATAAGCTTTGAAGAACAACTGTCTATGTTGGATTCAGTTGATCCTAAAGTGAGGCTTTCAAAAGCAACTGAATTAGTTGATAGGCACTTACAA TCTATACGTGTAGCAGAGAAAATTTCACAAAAGGTTGAAGGACAACTGTCAAAATCTCAAAAGGAATTTCTTCTGCGTCAACAG atgaGGGCTATAAAAGAGGaacttggtgatgatgatgatgatgaggatgacctTGAAGCTCTGGAAAGAAAGATGGAAAGTGCAGGAATGCCACAGAATATCTGGAAGCATTCTCACAGAGAATTGAG GAGACTTAAAAAAATGCAGCCCCAGCAACCTGGGTATAGCAGTTCACGGGCTTATCTGGAACTTCTTGCTGATCTGCCATGGCAGAAGGCCAGCAAAGAAATTGAACTTGACTTGAGAGCAGCACAGGAGCGCCTGGACAGAGATCATTATGGTTTAGTCAAGGTCAAGCAACGGATAATTGAGTACTTGGCTGTTCGCAAG CTTAAGCCAGATGCAAGGGGCCCTGTATTGTGCTTTGTTGGACCGCCAGGTGTTGGGAAAACATCATTGGCATCTTCTATTGCTTCAGCTTTGGGCAGAAAATTTGTGCGCATTTCCCTTGGTGGTGTCAAGGATGAAGCTGATATTAGAGGACACAGGAGAACATACATTGGAAGCATGCCTGGGAGGCTCATAGATGGACTAAAG AGAGTAGCTGTCTGCAATCCTGTCATGCTGCTCGACGAAATTGACAAGACTGGTTCTGATATTCGTGGAGATCCAGCTTCAGCATTGCTAGAAGTTCTTGATccagaacaaaataaaacattcAATGATCA CTATTTGAATGTTCCATTTGATCTTTCCAAGGTAATATTTGTGGCTACAGCAAATAGGGCACAGCCGATTCCACCACCTCTCCTTGACAGGATGGAGGTCATTGAGCTTCCTGGATATACAGCTGAGGAAAAGCTAAGCATAGCCATGCGACATTTGATTCCTAGAGTTTTGGAACAGCATGGGTTGAGTTCTGAATTTCTTCAAATTCCAGAG GGGATGGTCAAGCTTGTTATTCATAGATATACTAGGGAAGCTGGTGTACGAAATTTGGAAAGGAATCTCGCTTCCCTTGCTCGTGCTGCTGCTGTAAGAGTAGCAGAGCAAGAACAGTTTGTCCCACTAAACAAAGGGATGGAGGGACTAGCTACACCACTTCTGGAAAACAGACTTGTTGATGGTGCTGAAGTTGAAATGGAAGTTATACCAATGGGTGTCAACAATCAAGACATTTCAAACACATTCAGGATCACCTCTCCGTTGGTTGTTGATGAAGCCATGCTTGAAAAAGTGCTTGGG CCTCCAAAGTTTGATGGAAGAGAGGCCGAACAACGTGTGGCAACCCCTGGGGTATCTGTGGGGCTAGTTTGGACTAGTTTTGGTGGAGAAGTTCAGTTTGTGGAGGCTACAGCAATGGTGGGAAAGGGTGAATTGCACCTGACTGGACAACTTGGTGATGTCATCAAAGAATCTGCTCAGATTGCTTTAACATGG GTAAGAACAAGAGCAGCTGATCTTAGGCTGGCTGCCACAGAAGGCATTAATCTGTTGGAGGGCCGCGATGTACATATACATTTTCCTGCTGGTGCTGTACCTAAAGACGGGCCTTCAGCTGGTGTGACTTTGGTCACAGCATTGGTATCTCTTTTCAGCCAGAAAAGAATGAGATCAGATACTGCTATGACAGGGGAAATGACATTAAGGGGTCTCGTACTACCTGTTGGTGGTATCAAGGATAAG ATATTAGCTGCACATCGGTATGGTATTAGGAGAGTCATCCTACCTGAGAAGAACTTGAAGGACTTGGCTGAAGTACCATCCTCGGTGCTGAACAACTTGGAG ATACATCTTGCAAAGCGAATGGAAGATGTGTTAGAGCAAGCTTTTGAGGGCGGGTGCCCTTGGAGGCAACACTCAAAATTGTGA
- the LOC112800397 gene encoding uncharacterized protein, giving the protein MQSVVMHRCLWCCILFGYLHICCLSFDPGQSLNRSTGLEDWLGYSGSLLRYKSQLSGSAFAETSTSSFSLIESVSCEDLEGVGSFDTTCLLSSTHTLNHDINIFGVGNLEILSHVSLLCPVEGCTITVNVSGSIKLGQNASIIAGSVVLSAANLTMERNSCINSSSLGGSPPAQTSGTPVGYDGGGGGHGGRGASCLKNNNTNWGGDVYGWSTISDPWSYGSKGGGKSTQKPYGGNGGGRVKLLVKDTLYLNGSVTVEGGDGGSDGGGGSGGSIVLHAVKLKGYGIISAAGGTGWGGGGGGRVSLDCYSIQEDLIITVHGGLSIGCPGNSGAAGTYFNANLRSLRVGNDNITTETETPLLDFSTTPSLWSNVYVENKGKVLVPLVWSRAQVSGQISVYYGASLTFGLSDYPISEFELVAEELLLSDSIIKVFGAFRVAVKMLLMWNSSIQIDGGESTVVTASVFEVRNLAVLRQNSVISSNTNLGLYGQGLLQLTGDGDTIKGQRISLSLFYNVTVGPGSLLQAPLDDDASRGTVTKHLCDTQRCPIDLITPPDDCHVNYTLSFSLQICRVEDLLVNGIMKGSIVHIHRARTVIVGTDGVITASELGCTEGIGKGNFLNGAGGGAGHGGRGGSGYFNGRVSIGGDEYGNAIFPCELGSGTQGPNGSYGHVGGGMIVIGSIQWPLLRLDLYGSLRADGQSFNKAITSSDGSLVGGLGGGSGGTVLLFLQELKLLENSSLSVVGGNGGSLGGGGGGGGRIHFHWSRIGTAEEYVPVASVSGTMNNSGGAGNEGGHYGQEGTVTGKACPKGLYGIFCEECPVGTYKDVDGSDEFLCTPCPLDLLPNRANYIYVRGGVTQKDCPYRCISDKYRMPNCYTPLEELIYTFGGPWPFSVMLSLVLLLLALLLSTLRIKLIGSGSYPSSSSIDHNHHRFPYLLSLSEVRGARAEETQSHVHRMYFMGPNTFREPWHLPYSPPHAIIEIVYEDAFNRFIDEINSVAAYDWWEGSVHSILSVIAYPCAWSWKHWRRRVKISRLQEYVKSEYDHACLRSCRSRALYKGMKVGGTPDLMVAYIDFFLGGDEKRLDIVSIIQKRFPMCIIFGGDGSYMAPYNLHNDTLLTNLLGQHVPATVWNRLVAGLNAQLRTVRQGSIRTALGPVIDWINSHANPQLEFHGVKIELGWFQATASGYYQLGIVVAVGDYSLHDLHQSDTWVGSDEAIRKNVAHGKNLMQLQHSWPYISNSLSLKRITGGINGGLINDATLRSLDFKRDFLFPLSLLLCNTRPVGRQDTVQLLISLMLLADLSVTLLMLLQFYWISLAAFLSVLLILPLSLLSPFPAGLNALFSKEPRRASLSRVYALWNATSLSNIGVAFVCCLVHYALSHFQHPDEANTRNTKREDDKCWLLPVILFLFKSIQARFVNWHIANTEIQDFSLFCPDPDAFWAHEPGL; this is encoded by the exons ATGCAATCTGTTGTGATGCATAGGTGCCTCTGGTGCTGTATTCTGTTTGGGTATCTTCATATATGTTGCCTTTCTTTTGATCCAGGACAGAGTTTGAATAGGAGTACTGGTTTAGAGGATTGGTTGGGTTATTCTGGGTCACTTCTAAGATACAAATCTCAACTCAGTGGTTCTGCATTTGCTGAAACATCAACTTCTTCATTCTCATTGATTGAATCAGTTTCTTGTGAGGACCTAGAAGGTGTAGGATCTTTTGATACCACATGCTTGCTAAGCTCAACTCATACTTTGAATCATGATATTAACAtatttggtgttggaaatttggAGATACTTtctcatgtttcacttttatgTCCCGTAGAAGGGTGTACAATAACAGTCAATGTGTCAGGCAGCATTAAACTTGGTCAAAATGCTTCTATTATTGCTGGTTCTGTTGTTTTATCTGCAGCCAATTTAACCATGGAACGCAATTCTTGTATAAACTCATCATCTTTGGGTGGGTCACCACCTGCTCAAACCAGTGGCACACCTGTTGGCTATGATGGAGGTGGTGGGGGACATGGTGGGCGTGGTGCAtcttgtttaaaaaataataacacaaacTGGGGCGGTGATGTTTATGGTTGGTCTACAATATCTGATCCATGGAGTTATGGGAGTAAGGGTGgtggaaaatctactcaaaaaccatATGGAGGGAATGGTGGGGGGCGTGTTAAGCTTCTAGTGAAGGACACTTTATATCTAAATGGGTCTGTCACTGTAGAAGGTGGTGATGGTGGGTCTGATGGGGGAGGTGGCTCTGGTGGAAGCATAGTATTGCATGCTGTAAAGCT GAAGGGATATGGTATCATCAGTGCTGCTGGTGGAACAGGATGGGGTGGAGGCGGTGGAGGAAGAGTATCACTTGATTGTTACAGCATACAAGAAGATTTAATAATTACTGTTCATG GAGGTTTGAGTATTGGCTGTCCTGGGAATTCTGGAGCTGCGGGCACATATTTCAATGCGAATTTACGAAGTTTGAGAGTTGGCAATGATAATATCACAACAGAGACTGAAACCCCATTGCTTGACTTCTCAACCACTCCTTCTTTATGGTCAAATGTTTATgtggaaaataaaggaaaagtttTGGTTCCACTTGTTTGGTCCAGAGCTCAG GTTAGCGGCCAAATAAGTGTTTATTATGGAGCAAGCTTAACCTTTGGGTTATCTGATTATCCAATTTCTGAATTTGAGCTTGTTGCAGAAGAGCTTTTATTAAGTGATTCTATCATAAAG GTTTTTGGAGCATTTAGAGTTGCTGTTAAGATGTTACTCATGTGGAATTCCTCAATCCAAATTGATGGTGGTGAAAGTACTGTTGTGACTGCTTCGGTATTTGAAGTCAGAAACCTGGCTGTTTTAAGG CAAAACTCTGTCATTAGTTCGAATACAAATTTGGGTTTATATGGTCAAGGACTGCTGCAGTTGACCGGGGACGGCGATACAATCAAAGGCCAGCGGATATCCTTGTCTCTCTTCTATAATGTAACT GTTGGCCCAGGTTCTTTACTTCAAGCCCCTTTGGATGATGATGCTAGTAGAGGCAC GGTGACAAAGCATCTTTGCGACACACAGAGATGCCCAATAGATTTGATAACTCCACCTGATGACTGTCATGTCAATTATACACTATCCTTCTCTCTTCAA ATTTGTCGTGTTGAGGATCTTCTTGTAAATGGCATTATGAAAGGAAGCATAGTTCACATTCACAGGGCAAGAACTGTGATTGTTGGCACTGATGGTGTGATTACTGCATCAGAATTAG GTTGCACTGAAGGTATTGGAAAGGGAAACTTTTTGAATGGAGCTGGTGGTGGTGCTGGACATGGTGGAAGAGGAGGGTCTGGATATTTCAATGGGAGAGTGAGCATTGGTGGTGATGAGTATGGAAATGCTATTTTTCCGTGTGAATTGGGTAGTGGAACTCAGGGCCCTAATGGGTCATATGGACATGTTGGAGGTGGAATGATTG TGATTGGATCTATTCAGTGGCCACTTTTGAGGCTTGACCTATATGGGTCCTTGAGAGCTGATGGCCAAAGCTTTAACAAGGCAATAACAAGCAGTGATGGTTCTTTGGTTGGTGGTCTTGGTGGAGGTTCTGGTGGAACAGTACTTCTTTTCCTTCAGGAACTCAAACTTTTGGAGAATTCATCCTTATCTGTTGTTGGGGGTAATGGTGGCTCCCTTGGTGGCGGTGGTGGAGGTGGAGGGAGAATTCATTTCCATTGGTCAAGAATTGGTACAGCGGAAGAGTATGTTCCTGTTGCAAGTGTTAGTGGCACCATGAACAACAG TGGAGGTGCTGGGAATGAAGGTGGCCATTATGGACAGGAGGGTACAGTAACTGGGAAAGCATGTCCTAAAGGCCTTTATGGCATTTTTTGTGAG GAATGCCCTGTTGGTACTTACAAAGATGTTGATGGTTCTGATGAATTTCTTTGCACTCCCTGTCCTCTTGATCTTCTCCCAAATCGTGCAAATTACATATATGTACGAG GGGGAGTCACTCAGAAAGATTGTCCCTATAGATGTATATCAGACAAGTACAGAATGCCGAATTGCTACACACCTCTAGAGGAACTTATTTATACTTTTGGGGGTCCCTGGCCATTTTCAGTAATGTTATCATTGGTTTTGTTGCTGCTGGCTCTGCTACTAAGCACCTTAAGAATCAAGTTGATTGGTTCTGGTTCATATCCTAGTTCAAGTTCAATAGACCATAATCATCACCGTTTTCCgtatcttctttctctttctgag GTGCGTGGTGCTAGAGCTGAAGAGACTCAAAGTCATGTGCACAGAATGTACTTCATGGGTCCTAATACTTTCAGAGAACCTTGGCATCTTCCTTATTCACCTCCCCATGCTATAATTGAAATTGT GTATGAAGATGCATTTAATAGATTTATTGATGAGATCAACTCTGTTGCTGCATATGATTGGTGGGAGGGATCAGTGCACAGCATACTTTCAGTTATTGCATATCCTTGTGCTTGGTCCTGGAAACATTGGCGACGAAGAGTAAAAATTAGTCGCCTTCAGGAATATGTGAAATCTGAATATGATCATGCATGCCTACGCTCCTGTCGATCACGAGCTTTGTACAAAGGGATGAAG GTTGGGGGAACACCAGATTTAATGGTTGCATACATTGATTTTTTCCTTGGTGGTGATGAGAAGCGATTAGATATTGTATCAATTATACAAAAGAGATTTCCCATGTGCATAATTTTTGGTGGGGATGGAAGCTACATGGCACCTTATAATCTTCACAACGATACACTATTGACCAACCTCCTTGGCCAG CATGTCCCAGCAACTGTTTGGAATCGCTTGGTAGCTGGCCTGAATGCTCAGTTACGGACAGTGAGGCAAGGGTCAATTCGTACTGCACTAGGTCCTGTTATTGATTGGATAAATAGCCATGCAAACCCCCAACTTGAGTTCCATGGAGTTAAAATTGAGCTAGGATGGTTCCAAGCAACTGCTTCTGGTTACTATCAGCTGGGTATTGTTGTCGCAGTAGGTGATTATTCCCTACATGATTTGCACCAGTCTGATACCTGGGTTGGTTCTGATGAAGCTATAAG GAAAAATGTGGCTCATGGAAAGAATCTGATGCAACTGCAGCATAGTTGGCCCTACATCAGCAATTCATTATCTCTTAAAAGGATAACTGGAGGAATTAATGGGGGCCTAATAAATGATGCTACCTTGAGATCATTAGACTTCAAAAGGGACTTTCTATTCCCACTTTCTTTGCTGTTGTGCAACACTAGACCTGTTGGTCGTCAG GACACTGTGCAGCTGCTGATCTCTTTGATGCTTTTAGCAGATCTTTCTGTCACTCTCCTCATGTTGCTTCAGTTCTACTGGATTTCTCTTGCagcttttctttctgttttgttaaTCCTTCCATTGTCTCTACTTTCTCCATTCCCTGCTGGTTTGAATGCTTTATTCAGCAAGGAACCTAGAAGAGCTTCACTTTCTAGAGTATATGCACTATGGAATGCCACTTCTCTGTCCAATATT GGAGTTGCTTTTGTTTGTTGCCTTGTTCATTATGCATTATCTCACTTCCAGCACCCTGATGAGGCAAATACACGGAATACTAAGAG GGAAGATGATAAATGCTGGCTTTTGCCGGTCATCCTTTTTCTGTTCAAGTCAATACAAGCTCGCTTTGTCAATTGGCACATAGCAAATACAGAAATCCaagatttttctctcttttgtccGGATCCAGATGCTTTCTGGGCTCATGAACCTGGTTTATGA